One window of the Desulfonatronum thiosulfatophilum genome contains the following:
- a CDS encoding lactate utilization protein, with product MNDFLDSFWQKRLKKVQDNLEDNNFDVYQAKNKAEARDIVLNSILAAVKPVHVAWGGSVTLNEAGILDALKQRKGLKMLDPSDPSISKEEKLERRRQALLSDLYLTGTNALTESGQLINLDMYGNRVAALAFGPRHVIVLVGRNKLCVDVEEAMLRVKGYVAPANATRLKMKTPCVKTAFCEDCKSPERICNVWTITEKSFPKGRIKVVLINEDLGL from the coding sequence ATGAATGATTTTTTGGATTCCTTCTGGCAGAAGCGATTGAAAAAAGTGCAAGATAATCTGGAAGACAATAATTTTGACGTCTACCAGGCCAAGAACAAGGCAGAGGCAAGGGATATCGTCCTGAACTCCATCCTTGCTGCCGTCAAGCCTGTCCATGTTGCCTGGGGCGGATCCGTGACCCTCAACGAAGCCGGAATTTTGGACGCCCTGAAGCAGCGCAAGGGGCTGAAGATGCTGGATCCGTCAGATCCATCCATCAGCAAGGAGGAAAAGCTGGAGCGGCGGCGTCAAGCCCTGCTGAGCGACCTCTATCTCACAGGTACCAACGCTCTGACGGAAAGCGGGCAACTGATCAACCTGGACATGTACGGCAACCGGGTCGCGGCACTGGCTTTCGGTCCGCGCCATGTAATCGTCCTTGTGGGCCGCAACAAGTTGTGTGTCGATGTCGAGGAGGCCATGCTCAGGGTGAAGGGCTATGTTGCTCCGGCCAACGCCACGCGTCTCAAGATGAAAACCCCGTGTGTGAAGACCGCGTTTTGTGAAGACTGCAAGAGCCCTGAACGGATCTGCAATGTCTGGACGATTACGGAAAAATCCTTTCCCAAAGGGCGGATCAAGGTGGTCTTGATCAATGAGGACCTGGGGCTATAG
- a CDS encoding phage holin family protein — protein sequence MRGLLLRWLMLTLAVLAAAYLVEGIQTAGFWSAFVTAAILGVLNAVLRPILIILTLPITIMTMGLFLLVINALLLMMVSGVVGTFYVASFGSALLGSLIITITGWLLNSFISDRGRVEYVQVQRRGRWRM from the coding sequence ATGCGGGGGTTGTTATTACGCTGGTTGATGCTCACTCTGGCCGTTCTGGCCGCGGCCTATCTTGTTGAAGGAATTCAAACCGCGGGTTTTTGGTCGGCCTTTGTCACGGCCGCGATCCTGGGCGTTTTGAATGCCGTTCTGCGGCCCATCCTAATCATCCTGACGTTGCCCATAACCATCATGACCATGGGCTTGTTCCTCCTGGTCATCAATGCTCTGCTGTTGATGATGGTCTCCGGCGTGGTCGGAACCTTTTACGTCGCCAGTTTTGGATCGGCTCTTTTGGGATCCTTGATCATCACGATAACGGGTTGGCTGCTCAACTCGTTCATCAGCGATCGCGGCCGGGTGGAATACGTACAGGTACAGCGCAGGGGGCGGTGGCGAATGTAG
- a CDS encoding MerR family transcriptional regulator, giving the protein MQPKLLRIGEAARVLGLEPYVLRFWEAEFPHLTPLRTVKGQRLYSQDDMNMLRKIQILLHEEGLTIDGARRRLDEGTQIRELTQDIIQELCEIREIIVGSSGSGRRREKTDQKTIDAGDGRQSISTDGCEVGEVISADP; this is encoded by the coding sequence ATGCAACCGAAGCTGCTGCGCATCGGCGAGGCTGCGCGCGTCCTCGGGCTGGAGCCGTATGTCCTGCGTTTCTGGGAGGCGGAGTTCCCGCACTTGACCCCGCTCCGCACGGTGAAAGGCCAGCGGCTCTATTCGCAGGACGACATGAACATGCTGCGCAAGATCCAAATACTGCTGCACGAAGAGGGTTTGACCATCGACGGTGCCCGTCGTCGCCTGGACGAAGGTACGCAAATCCGGGAACTGACCCAGGATATCATCCAGGAATTATGTGAAATCCGCGAGATCATCGTAGGTTCTTCAGGAAGTGGCAGACGACGGGAGAAGACCGACCAAAAAACCATTGATGCAGGAGATGGTCGGCAATCCATCTCCACCGACGGCTGCGAGGTTGGAGAGGTAATTTCTGCTGATCCTTGA